The nucleotide window GCAAGGTACAAACCCAGGACCATTTAGGTGACTGAACGATAGTCCAGCCCACATATagctcgaccaggcagccacttAAGGAATAAGATttcacacacacccacaccaTATTTGAGTGCTGATGAAGCAAATTAATCTTGCTCAACATTTATAACTTTCTTAAACAGTAGATACAGGCATCAATGAAATTttaaaggtttgtttttttttcctatttttctAGTATCAGCCCAGGACTTTGAAAAGGACAATCTTTATGTACATATGTTTACTGATCTTCCAAAAGGTAAGGCTGTCAAATTAGGCTTGTTATATCAACTTTTGGCTCATTTAACCTAAATTATGGTTTaagtaataaacattttattttgacacatgtttttattttaaaatgttttattatcaGACTGGACTGCAGACAGAACACAGCAATTGTCTTGGGTCACACAGACCTGTGCAACTAAATCTGTTGATCAGGTGAGTTAGAAGTtatgtaagtaaagttccccaggCCTTATTTTTTATGGGACAGATAAAGATGTTCAGCTCGTCTATTTGCAATGTTGTcaagtgaccagcacaatgaccatgTGCCTTTACTTTATCCAGGTACTCTTAGAGTTGAACCATTaagctcaaaatcccagttttacTGCAGTTCAAACTCGTGTGCCCTCAGTTTGAAATTTACCAGCTGTCTACATAAATCTTATACTTTGTATTGCTCAGGCCACCAGTAAaacatggggaaaaaaatgttaaaccaTTTATTGATGTGTCCCTTCAAAACTTCCTGAGTAGAATTTCGGGTTTCATTTACTGTGACCTTGCTACAATGTAACCTACTGTCTATGGCTCTCAGTGTTAACTGTTTGTGTGGTTAAATTAGATCCTTCATATAAAAGCACATAAGAAGTGTTCTCATCCAGATCACCTTcgcctatcccttagtctgttgaaccgttggggaaatcacatgatctgtcaactaGCTTCCTCCATCCTCTTTGTCTTATGCCTTAAGTAGAATCTTTTCTAGTGACTGGCCTGTCCCCTCTTGAATGTTATCTTACCATTACTTTCTTTGTCagctgcttcttctttttcctgatactgttccttgaagcaaggtctttgcaagccctgaggactgataccaaaaataaatatcAGAAACAAGTTATTTGGTTTGATCAGATCCTCCATATGAAAGCAGATTAGATATGTTCTCTACCAGACGTTAaaacgaaagagacttggataACCCAggatcacatggaaagaaatgtGCAAGAAATATTAATGTAGACTCTAGTGACTCCACCCCGTAAAACCTcaattgctaaaaaaaatgacaaacttTAAACATAAGTCTAAGTAAGAGACAGTGCTGAGAGAATCAAAGAATTTCTGAGAATGCTTTCTGTTCAAGTCAATTTCCACTTCTGGGCCAACTAgctagttttttatttttgtattacatgtgtatgttttattttttttttaaattcttttcccAATGAGCTGCTTAAAAACAATcctttgtttttctaattttcttaGACAGAAATAGCCTACTTCAGTTATCCCTTTCATTTAGAATTAAGTTATAAAAGGAACCCATTGGCCGCACAGGGAACCAGTAAGTGAACAGAATTTTATTATTTGCTAACCTTGAACATTGATATAAGAAGATCATGTAtaaaagaaaacacttttttttacagccATTTGGGTTTGACTTTAATTTGAAAATACACAGTATTAGCAGTACATACCAGCTATACCCATTGATTTGTTTCCTATTATGGCCCGaacaccttttcttttttttttctttttttttcttttaataaaatgaCCTCATTTTAACGAATTaacctaacatacttttttagcCTGTGAATTAGTCTATCTCACACAATGAAATTTCACGTCCTGCTCTCTCTTTTTCGCCCTCTGGAACCCCCATTTATTTTTACCTGCACAttgtaatttctcccacataaACTTTTGATGATTTGGAAAGACCTTGCGACACATACATGCTCTCATATTTTGGGGCCCATTAATTTTTGTAGCCCTTTTAATTATCCACATATGATGCAGTTACATAtgatagtttaagagatcttATGATCATCAAGTGGTAGTTTTGCATATATATAGTAGAATTACTGGTGTACAGTACAGCAACTAACTTTGTGCATTCCTCTAAAAACATTCCATCTAGACACCATCTTGGTAAGGTTTTATGTACTGTGAAACAATTAATTctcagaaggaaaaaaaattaaattatcacTTAGAACCATATTTAATGTGATTTTTTAGAAGAAAATGGAAATACTTAAttaccattttttttcccatcattgtgttgttgtttttagaaagtttttattagaagaaaTGTATTCATTTCTGTTGGTGACTTGTTTTTCAATTTAGATGAACTCCCACAATTCCCTAGATTAATGGTAGAAGTGTCTGCCACTGATTCTTGGTCTCGACACTTTAATGAAGGCTACAGTTACCTACAGCTACCATCTAAACCAGGTATGTTCGTTTAATCTCTGTCGACAGGAAAGATGTTGTATGAAGCAATAAGTTATGATAAAATTAATTCAACTAGTGGGGACATAAGATGTACAATATCTCATTTGTAAACATTCTTTCAGTTCTATTCTGCTATTCCCTTTTGGAGATATCTTATGAGGCATTTGAAACAAGGATTCACTTAGCCGAAAGACTTTTTTGGCCAGGgcaattactaaaaaaaacagtctAATATTGATAGGGTGCATATTATTTTCTATGTGGCTATTTCAGACATACGCATTTCAAAAAAAGAGCCACCAGACAAccctgatagttttttttttttatttttagcctaTTGTAAAGGATCAATCTATCCAGTTTTTTAATATCATCCTTACATCTCTATTTTATGGCGCAAATTTTCACCTGAAACTGTATCTTGTAAAATTGTTTTGGCaagaattgggaaaggattttataCATTGATGTCTTTATATCATACATTAGAATGTTGCATTAAACAAGCTGTCTCTCACAGGGGTTCACATAGGAAAAGCTCACTGTTGGCGGCCTGTTGGAAATACTGTTATTGACAATCTTCGAAGGTTTTTCATTGGAGGAACACCTGAAGTTGAGGATCCAACTTACGCAGCTATCCCATCAACatttgatgtaattttttttatcttagttTTGAAAGTGATCAATAGAAAACAGTTTAAATGTGTCAGTAATGtctcatttttacaaagcttaaaacaactcactctgtctggtaaaaaatgtgtgcaagttatttctcccacacccattcaaGCTGAAAcatcgcacaattattcattgacataaacaagacatgaatcaatttttaaaaaagtaaccaatcagACAAAGAATatctggtaattcattattttgcttaatagcaacaagggaaactaatactttagtatttacagatatggctaagtttgttgggtttagtccccttaaataattttttaacgctttttctacctcacgtttcaatgatcaagttgatactttaaacaattagttattttatctaacaaaacatgaattaataaacaacaatactcaattagtcaattaattagtggtaattaatttttttgtttgatatcaaataagggaaatagcttgtacattattggtaactatagttttaaggacagagttctatccctttagataagctttgttttgtcttttaaaggatttcttatattttgcttgtagcattaatatttctattgaaattttgtttctttcttttagggCACTTACCTTAGTAAGTTTGGCTTCAGGACTCAGTCAACAGGAACAGTGACTGTTCGCTTCAATGTAATGATGCAGTCAAGGTAAGCATGTTattgtttcataaaaaataatgtatttttaaaaacactgTCTCATTTCTTGataaacaaactttttattttcttgtgtaGAAAGATATTGATATTTCCTTTCTATGCCTTCTGTATGTAGGGCTTTCATGGAGAGCAAGGCAAACAAAAAATCTCTTGGTTCACTTCTAGAGACATTGGGGTGagttagattttatttctagaGATATTCTCTACATCTTCTTCTATACAGGCCATTCCAGCATGATGTTGTCGTACGTATTATTTGCAATGGGTATAATAGTTATATAATAGGTTATAATAGTGTGAATAAACCAgcgtttctttcttttcagaATTACTGCTATGCAAGCAAATATTACCAGTGTCTTAGGTATGTACAGTTTGTTAATACTGTCTATTTAtgtagtaagtaaagttcccctttcagatcttgtggtctatagggcagttgatgtaaaggtcatctatttctgtagCCTAATATTAAACAagggagtcatgtggccagcacaatgaccaactgccttaacTTTTGCCCAACtgatgccaggtacccatttaagctggatggactcagaggcacccaaaaatcccagtcatcaccaggattcgaacccagaaccacCAGTTCAGAGgcgattgtttttaaaattatttgataGATTGATGTATTTTGTTTGGATACATTTAGTGATAATGTGTATACTGTGaatagtttttctttcttttctcagaGGCATTCAAGAGAGCTAGGATGAAAATGGTGCAAGCTCGTGAAGCAGCCACACAAGAGCTACTCAGAGAAGTCAGACCAGTATACAAAGAAGAGCTAGAAGATTAACAACTCTTCATGATTCACCATCTCCGTCCATTGATGTGAATGTCTGTCCATTGGTTCATTCTGTCTCTccattttacatttgtttaaatttaactttaaaCATACAGCACTCATTTCAAAATGCTTATTTGAACAGAATATAAGAGATTTGtatataaaatgaaaagtttatcattcaaattttaaataaataaaacaacaaagtacacaaaaaaaatacagacgttacttaaaaagaGACTTGCCTTGTTCCCTATGTATTCACAAAATGCTAACGATCTGATTTCAAGCTATTCATGCATAGAAAAGTTGTATAATTGAGGTGAAACCTCcccttaaaacaaaacaaaatgtttatcatTACTAGACAAGCATCAGTAagtcaaaagtttttttctttgaattgattttgcttagttcatgcTAGCATGCGCTTTGGTCCTCTCTTTTTTGGTGATCTGAGGGGTATCCGGGAGAGGGTGTCTGTGCTGACTTTGGGGGCTGAGTCAGAATTCAAACTCGAACCCCTTGATAGGTAACCAAGTAGTTTATGCTCCTATGACACATATCCCTTTTGTCCACAGCTTTTTACTTTGAATGACAGCTTCTATTTAGAATCTTATAAATGAAGTTTTAGTAAAGGCATacaatttagaaaatatttgtacTTATCTGTTAGTCATAGCCCTGAGTATGTTACTTCGCTCTTGATCTATATAACATCAGCTGAGGGGGGAACCATTGTGCGGGCGACATCATTCTGACCATAAACAATGTCCAGGTTTTCATCTCGCTTGttagagatgaaccatagccgtTATACGACTGAAGGAGTCTAACAACAACAATCTATATAATGGCATAGTGTTCCACCTTACATATTTTCATTAGTTGTCATTCCTTCTTAACATTGTATTAGATGTAGAAATGGTCAACCAACTGATGAATAAATCTTGTTGcaaatgtttatattaattACACTTCCAAGACCtcattaaatttttgttttaaactcagtttatttttgtaacatctttatgtttttttttgttttgttttttttcaaaatattttgtcttgctCTAAAAATTGTATTGTTGCGTATGTAATGAAATTATTAATGTAAGACCTGACTGTGATATGGATACATTTGTACAGTTTTGTATGTCAatgtaaatttgtaaaaaataaaatgttctttATCTCAGTTTATTGAAAATGAATCtggaaataaattatacataaaaataaatgtctgcATCTCATTTGTGTTTAATAAGAGATGATTAGTTAGTTATAATAATTACTTgtataaagaaatgaaaactaataaataatttacaaaGCGATTTTCCATGAGGTTAATATCTTTTAAATTATAGGATtcacatgaaaaacaaaaaatgcagtcaataggacagatgatgttaaggtcatctgtttctgtggccaacagcTAACAagctgggtgtcatgtggccaacacaatgaccaaccccAAAGCCAACTCaagtcaggaacccattagagttgggtggactcaggggcgccctacaaatccccaaattcaaaattacagtcttcactgagattcgaacccaggacctcaggtttggaagccaaacacttaatcactcagccactgcgcccccaatccaagattgggtgtgggagaaataatgtgtacaaactttttacctgacaggcagagtgagttgatagaagctttgtaaaaacggtTTTATTGGATATTAACTGACAAAAGGagtaataatgttttttaaaaaagtagtcCAGCAGCCGGATCAGGAATACAGACCTGTGAATCTGTGCTGCACTGTGAGGGAACTGTACATTACAGTGATGTCAACAGAATATGAACTCTAATTAATGAAAGTTCCTCTTAAGCCCAATTTGCTTCATtgtattttttccttttttcatGACCACTAGTTATTACCAAGTGTTGATTTATTTCTACCCAGTTCTTAGTTTATTTCAAGACAAGTGCAAATCCTATAACttgatttttctatttttctaagCAGAATGGCATTGTCAAGTGAAATCATTAGAGGAGAAAATAGAACTTTGAAGCATAAAATATGAAATACACTCACATTTGAGGAagtcattttgtttgatattattttttttacttctttgttTCAGTCACTCTTTGAAGCAGTTTCCACTATACAATTCTACAAGAATATACATTTCACATCAAACTAGTTGCTTCAATACGCAATTAAAAAACTTAGTTTGCATACTTTGAATGTTTACTTTTTCAATTttatgattatatttttaaaaactaagatGATGCATGACATTTTAATTACTTGTgcgaaacaaacaaacaaaaaacaggaaacaaaacacatattattattgtttgtattGTGTATAGTATATAGATGAAATCAGTCCATTTGTCAATCAAGttcaatcaaataaaataatacaacacAATTTACTAAGTTATACAGGAGTTTACATAACTTTATAAAATCAATATCTTTTAGTAGTAAGAACACATTAATCACATAAACTCTTGAGACTGATCTAGTCTTAATGGAATACCAACATTGACAATCTAATTTAACATGTGACtaattggacaaaaaaaaaacattgaataaTAGCTATTCAATATATAGTTTCAAATTCTTACagattttgttaaaagattAAGGCACTTTGGCAGAGGTGAAAAAGTTTTGAGAGCAGATAGTTAAAATAATTACCATTCTTGCATTGGGCATTGCTGACATCATACCATTAAGAATATTTTCTAAGTTGAAACTCAAAAGGTCAGAGATTCTTAACATGGGTTCAATAATACCAGCAAACATTACATTTgtatacaaaacaaaagaaaaaaaaaagcttgattTTAATTGAacaatcttttttaaatttgttccaTATGCAGTATTGTTATCAGAGTAAATGTATTGATAATaacaatgaatacatttttttttaaatattgcaaAGCACTAGAGGATTtgagaaacatgtaaaacagattATTTGTATACAAAATATTGTGAACcttatattgaaataaaaatgttaaaaaaaaaacaaaaaaaaacccactgcAAATTAATGAAGTCAATTTTAAACAAAGAGATTTGAGTGCTCTTTTGAAAGTGGTAAAATATAAGCAGCATTTTATTAAGCTGTTGTTTGTTATGGCTTTGTTAACATTCTATTTTTAACTGTGAAAAAGGTTGTTCATGTTGAAAATGCTGGTTTCAAAATGAATAGTAATGAATTTATTTCATAACAACAGAATAAATAGCTTTGAGACATTCCTGGGTTTTGTTTGAGATTCAGTTCAAGTTAGAATTCTATCTCTTCTTATTCACTCTGTCCTTATATTTATCAGCCCTGTGGTCATCCACAGAACCTCTTTGTCTGACTGTTATGTGATGTAGGCCTGGCCGGTCAACATGATGGCCGTACGAACTGTCTTTGGGAACATTACCGCTAGAATAGTTTAAGACATCATCTGTACTGCTGTGAGAAAGATATTCCCCAGTGAAGCTCTTGTGCAACGACCCATTGCCCCTGACAGAGCGCTCCGAAACTGATCTGGAAGCTGCTAGCTGGTTGGTGGAAGAATCCTGACTTCCTATGTTTGAGAGCCTGAGGCTGTGGTGAGGCTCACCACTGCCTAGAAACCCAGAGGTTGATGTTTGGTGCTGTGTACACATAGATTTCAATGTGTCGACGATAGCCAATGGCGGAACATTAAATTTCAATAAGTCTAAAATAATTCTGAAAGGTAGAATGAACAATAAAGTCAGaattataactaaaaaaaattattaaaaacgaaaaaaaaattctataaaattaattatatgttatatgtatattattaatatagggcggaaaacagattgagctctcaacattctacttttaggaccatttttttgaccaatttcaaattggcttttattgacatattatatatcaaatttattgcccaagaatagaggaattcaataaaaataaaatcagaagcaacagacaattatttaacttgaaaaaatgaggtcaaacacacttacccctaataatgaaaaatccatcactcacagaagatatgtccaacaatccatgaatttcacaaattcacaatattattaatagaaaaatgtatcacaaagtaaagtatatttatagaacatttgaaaaaaatatataaataagtgTTTTAAGACATTTATGCCTGTTAATTGAGCCCCCCCAGACCCCACCccctccgtaaaaaaaaaaattgcaaattaTACTTTATCATCATCATGAATAACAAAACCATTATCAGTTTTGACATAATATGTATCAAATTTAATGCCCAAGAACAGAGGAatccaaaaaaagtaaattcattatCATCAGACAAGTATTTAACATAGAAAAATTAgatcaaacacacttacccctaataatgaaaaatccacCATTCACAGAAAATATGTCCAATattccatgaatttcacaaattcacaatattattaacataaaactGTGTCACAAAGttaagtatatttatagaacatttgaaaaaacaaacaaacaactttaaaatgtatttataactaataaataagCCCCCTCTTCGGCCCACCCTACCAtaaagtcacttttttttatcttcatttttttacatACTATTTATATCAATATCAATTTTAGATAAAGGGTATAGATgtattttagactagaaaagatctaatattaaatgaaatattatcaagatataaatagatctcTCTCTAgttcatttctagatctaggcattagaATTAGAGGTCTAGATTCTAGCCCTAATATTTATAATTGGCTTTTAAAAACTCACAGGTGCATGGTGTTTTctgtttactatatatatatatatatatatatatcaaataatCTAAGTTTTTGTATCTGTTGTAAttgttgctgagaaaagaaataaaaacaacatttatttggtttaaatgtgtttgttgttgtttttagcgATGCCTTAAAGTTTAAGtcataagtagatctattcAATAGAGATTTATTCTTAGATttctagaatgtagatctagactattctagtcTAGTCTTATAGACTACCTCTATAAATCACAAACATAacaagtattattagatctagtgtcTAGATTTACAATCAAAtgctttttgaaacaaaaatgtcagtATCTGCTTTATTTTGGTAGCtctagatagaatctagatctactagttactagatctaaattttattctaaatctactgtCTAAGATTCTAAACAATGGAAGGAATATAGCACTCGATTTTTACCggtcagcattttttttttagctctaatCACGCTCACAAAATTTCTAGATCGAATCTAGAAAATGTCAGATATCtagagacttagatctaatgtaatataatatcatatgactctaaaatatatatcatttcgatctactagatctatgtccatgtattggatctagtattactagatttcatttatttttgatCGCCTTAAAACGTATTCATTATGatctaaaatagatctatatctttagAATtccaatttagatttagatctaagttaaaaatcaatgttttccTAACTTTTTTTACGCTGCAACCATGTACGCGTGTGTCGGCAGTTGTGCATTATGGCCGACGTATTGACGCCTATGATATTGACAGTTGCGAAGCACTAACATTAAAGCATAATAATTACCTTAATAgtcaatattaatttaaaaattgtaagcGTGTGGCTTTTACAGATAAAGATCTCAGTTCTGAGATGTGCCTTCTCTGACGGATTCCActtgaatgaataaaaaacatgttttcaaaAAAGCTATTGATGCCTATTTCCGGAGAAGCACTTCCGATcggataaaaaaattaattctttttttattaagatatatagatatatatacgtATTAGTACTgataataaaacattattatttctcaaattgaaaatgtaaaacgtTTAAATAAAATAGGCAATATTTAagtgtacaaaaaaataaaatagtgcaCGTGGACTAGCTCTGCACAAATTGCGTAGTGTCATcaaggtcattttttttaaaatctaagacaaaaaaaaacaattaattcacTCCCCTCCCCCTGGATTTTGTATAATAGCCATTTTTGTATGGTAAGAATGTCTtttttatatatgaatataaaaatttatatgCTTCTTACCTTTTCAAACGGGATCACATAAATCCAAAAGTAAATCCTGTGCTTCGCATTTTGAATACTTCATGGAATTCACAAAACCATAAAATCTTtacaaaaacgaatttcaacAAAATTTTGCTAACAAAGCTTCcacaa belongs to Biomphalaria glabrata chromosome 12, xgBioGlab47.1, whole genome shotgun sequence and includes:
- the LOC106078498 gene encoding mitotic-spindle organizing protein 2B-like, with protein sequence MSKLQKEVIHAQLVSKAVLSPDENELYLLSQHAAIHMDPQVFKIILDLLKFNVPPLAIVDTLKSMCTQHQTSTSGFLGSGEPHHSLRLSNIGSQDSSTNQLAASRSVSERSVRGNGSLHKSFTGEYLSHSSTDDVLNYSSGNVPKDSSYGHHVDRPGLHHITVRQRGSVDDHRADKYKDRVNKKR